CTGGCCGCGAGGTCGGGGTGCACCAGGCCGTCCTTGTAGATCCGCGCCATGACCTCGAGCGCCGCCTTGAACTCGGCCGTCTCGTACTTGTGCTCCGGCGTACCGTCCGACTTCAGCCGCCACCCCGTCTCCGAGGCGGGCGCCTTGTGGAACATCTGCACCATCGCGAAGATGTCGCTGAACGCCCACACGCCGGCCTTGGTGTCGGTCACCTGCTTGCCGATGGCCAGCAGCTCGTCGATCGTCTTGGGGTAGGTCAGCCCCTTCGCGTCGAGCAGGTCCTTGCGGTAGAAGAGCGCCCAGGGGAACGGGCCGTCGGTCGGGTTGGGCACCGCCATGAGGCGCTGGTTCCACAGCGCGTTCTGCCACGCGCCGGTGGGGAAGGTCGCGAGCATCGGGTACGCGTTGACCTTGTCGCCGGACAGGTGGTCGGTGAGGTCCTCGAAGAGCACCTTGACCGCGTCGGCGAAGCGGGGCAGCTTCTCCACCTCCCACTGCGGGACGCAGAGCAGCTCGGGCACGTCGCGGGCGCCGAGCATCGCGTTGAGCTTGTCGGCGTAGGTGAGGCCGTCCTGCATCGAGAAGTTGACCGGTATGCCCAGCTCCTCGTTGAGGGCGGTCAGGTACGCGTTCTGCCCCAGCCCGGGCGGCGCCGGCCCCCACGCGGGCGCCATCGCGCTGATCTCCTTGCCGCTCTTGCCCGGCTTGTCGGTGATCGCGTCGACGAGGCTCGTCGGGTACTTCTTGTAGCCGTCGGCGATGGGCCGGGTGCTGGCGATGTCGGGCGCGGGGATGCCGTCCGGAAGCTTGCCTTGCGCCGGCAGCACTCCGGAGACCTTGTTGGTATCGGTCGCGGCGCCCTTGCTCCCGCCCCCTTCCCCACAGGCGCTGAGCAGGCCGCCACCTGCGACGGCAACGGCACCGAGGCCCGTGAGCCCGAGGAATTTTCTGCGGTTGGTCGCCGCGCCCGCGAGGGGTGGAGTCACGGCGCACTCCCTTCTACTGGCAAAAAGTGGTATGACTGTAGTTAGTTCGTCTACCGACTAAACAAAGTCTCGCGAATCACAAACTAGACCAACGGTGACCGCCGCCACAAGGGCGGACCCGGTACGGCATGATGGTCAAGCCAGCCCGGGGCACCATCTGACCAACGCCGGGAACGGGGCTGACTTGATCACGATGCAGAGCGGGCCGCAGCCGGCCGACTTCGCCGACGTGCGAGCCACCAACCTCGCCGTCGTCCTCCGCCATGTGCGCACCCACGCGCCGTGCTCGCGGGCCGACATCGCCGCCGCCACCGGGCTCAACAAGGCCACCGTCTCCAGCCTCGTCGCCGACCTGATCGAGCGGCGCCTGCTGCGCGAGACCGGGCTCACCGAGCACCGGATCGGGCGCCCGGCCACGATGCTGGTGCTGGACGGCCAGCCGTACGCGGCGATCGGCATGGAGGTCGCCGCTGACCACCTCACCGCCGTGGCGGTCGACCTCGCGGGCGAGCAGCTGCTGTCGTGGCGGCGCGCGTTCACCGGCACGGAGACGGCGGCCGGCAAGGCGGTCAGCACGATCGCCGCGCTCGCCTCGCGCGCCGCGTCCCGGGTGGCCGCGCAGGGCCGGCAGGTGCTGGGCGTGACGGTGGGCGTGCCCGGCCTCGTCGACGCCGACGGCGCGGTGCGGCTGGCGGCGGGGCTCGGCTGGCGCGACGTGGACCTGCGCGCCGACCTGGTGCGCGCGCTGCGCGACCCCAAGTACGACGTGGCCGTCGACAATGACGCCAACCTGTCCGCGCTGGCCGAGCACCGCTACGGCGCCTTCGCCGGCACGTCCAACCTCGTGTACCTCACCGGCGAGCTGGGCATCGGCGCCGGCGTGGTGGTCGACGGCCGGCTGCTGCGCGGCGGGCGGGGCTTCAGCGGCGAGATCGGACACCTGCAGCTCGACCCGAGCGGTCCACAGTGTCCCTGCGGCCGCGTGGGCTGCCTGGAGGCCCTGGCTGGGGTACGCGCCATCATCGCCCGCGTCCTGCCGGACGCCGAGGCCGACGGCCCGGTGACCGACTTCGCCCCGGAGATCGACGAGGTCGT
The window above is part of the Phytohabitans houttuyneae genome. Proteins encoded here:
- a CDS encoding extracellular solute-binding protein, coding for MTPPLAGAATNRRKFLGLTGLGAVAVAGGGLLSACGEGGGSKGAATDTNKVSGVLPAQGKLPDGIPAPDIASTRPIADGYKKYPTSLVDAITDKPGKSGKEISAMAPAWGPAPPGLGQNAYLTALNEELGIPVNFSMQDGLTYADKLNAMLGARDVPELLCVPQWEVEKLPRFADAVKVLFEDLTDHLSGDKVNAYPMLATFPTGAWQNALWNQRLMAVPNPTDGPFPWALFYRKDLLDAKGLTYPKTIDELLAIGKQVTDTKAGVWAFSDIFAMVQMFHKAPASETGWRLKSDGTPEHKYETAEFKAALEVMARIYKDGLVHPDLAASKGGDMKKLMESGRIIFMQDGIGAWQGMQAQQQKVTPTFNLQPVPIFSATGGDPLVWGDDKPISYTFIKKGVGKERIEELLRVINWCSAPFGTREYHVREYGVEGKHHTMGPDGPVKTDLGFKEIANQYFFISGRSPVVQPWPETPNYVSDLLGYSNAMVKFMETNPWDGIKLEFPATYKSQTVPYEDKITDIVRGRRALTEFDGLVNEWRTAGGGNEARDFLAKARSDAGK
- a CDS encoding ROK family transcriptional regulator; protein product: MQSGPQPADFADVRATNLAVVLRHVRTHAPCSRADIAAATGLNKATVSSLVADLIERRLLRETGLTEHRIGRPATMLVLDGQPYAAIGMEVAADHLTAVAVDLAGEQLLSWRRAFTGTETAAGKAVSTIAALASRAASRVAAQGRQVLGVTVGVPGLVDADGAVRLAAGLGWRDVDLRADLVRALRDPKYDVAVDNDANLSALAEHRYGAFAGTSNLVYLTGELGIGAGVVVDGRLLRGGRGFSGEIGHLQLDPSGPQCPCGRVGCLEALAGVRAIIARVLPDAEADGPVTDFAPEIDEVVRRARRADQPTLAALAAVGRHLGHGVSILANLVNPDVVVLGGNFVPLSPWLLPAAEAELAARAVAPDAGGCRIVASALGPGAAATGGAARALAAVDAGHLPPLPA